The sequence GAGGATTACATTACAGGAAGATTCGGATGATGCTCGATAAATTAGAAACTAAAGATCGAGGAGAAGAATGGACAGACACTTTGAAGAGGATCTGAAGGAGTTAAGAGAAAGAGTCCTTTATATGGGAGGGCTTGCCGAAACGATGATACACCAGAGCATCTACGCTCTGAGCATGAGGAAAGAGGAGCTATGCAGTGATGTCTTTGTCCATGAGGAGAAGGTCAACGATCTCCACATTGAGATCGATGACAGGAGTCTGAAGCTGATAGCCCTTCATCAGCCCGTGGCTCACGATCTGCGATTCCTCATCGCCGCCATCAAGATTGGAAGCGAGCTGGAACGTATTGGGGACCAGGCGGTCAATATCGCAGAGAATACCATCATTCTTCTGAAATATCCGCCCCTGAAGCCTCTCATCGATATCCCAAGGATGGCCGATACCGCCAAAGGGATGGTCAAGGATTCCTTGGAATCCTACGTGAAGGGAGACCCCATTCTGGCAAGGAACGTCATCCTCAGGGACAACGACGTGGATGGCTTGAAGGACCAGCTCTTCCGGGAGCTTCTCACTTATATGATCTCCGATCCCTCCACTATTGCGACGGCCCTTCCCCTTATTCTCATATCCAGGAATCTGGAGAGGATTGCCGATCACGCCACCAATATCTCCGAGGATGTTATCTACATGATCGCCGGGAAAGACATCCGCCACCACGCCGAAGAAAAGAAAAGCGATCCTCCAGGCTTCTCACCGGCTTCTTCATAATTCTCTTCAATAGCATTCTGCCCTTCCCTGTATTTGCGGAAGAAATGGTCAAGGCCAAGCAGATCTTCTACAGTATAGAGGGGGTGAAGAGCACTAAACCCACGTCATTATTGAATCGATGCCCGAAAATCCCCAAAAGGTAGTGCCAAGGTCTTTTTGAATTTATGTGTCTATTTGAAATTACAGAACTTAATTTTTTCGACTGTAGAAGATCAGTTAAAGTTTGTCTGTCCAATTCAAGTAATGTCAGAAATGTTGAACAGGGCCTTGAAGTCCGGGTTGTTTCGAATCGACTGGAAAGCAGGAAATATGAGGGGAAAGAAAAAGTCAGGGTACCCT is a genomic window of Acidobacteriota bacterium containing:
- the phoU gene encoding phosphate signaling complex protein PhoU — its product is MDRHFEEDLKELRERVLYMGGLAETMIHQSIYALSMRKEELCSDVFVHEEKVNDLHIEIDDRSLKLIALHQPVAHDLRFLIAAIKIGSELERIGDQAVNIAENTIILLKYPPLKPLIDIPRMADTAKGMVKDSLESYVKGDPILARNVILRDNDVDGLKDQLFRELLTYMISDPSTIATALPLILISRNLERIADHATNISEDVIYMIAGKDIRHHAEEKKSDPPGFSPASS